One stretch of Deltaproteobacteria bacterium DNA includes these proteins:
- a CDS encoding crotonase/enoyl-CoA hydratase family protein, translating into MTYEVFEIERDGHVATLWLSNPSKRNAMGPAFWDELPRVMDELVADESVRAVVIAARGEHFTVGLDLKSMSGGIIEGGQGAGARKRLLAFILRIQRTVTTVARCEKPVIAVAHGWCLGGGIDLLTACDIRIAAADVVFGIRETRMAMVADVGTLQRLPGIVGKGHVAELAMSGDDFGAERALALGFVNHVHPDQASALAAARALAARIAANSPLAVTGTKRVLEYCADKSIEDGLTYVATWNAAFVASEDLREAVTAFMEKRAPTFHGR; encoded by the coding sequence ATGACCTACGAAGTCTTCGAGATCGAGCGCGACGGGCATGTCGCGACGCTCTGGTTGTCCAATCCGAGCAAGCGCAACGCCATGGGCCCGGCGTTCTGGGACGAGCTGCCGCGCGTGATGGACGAGCTCGTCGCCGACGAGTCGGTGCGCGCGGTCGTGATCGCGGCGCGCGGCGAGCACTTCACGGTCGGGCTCGACCTCAAGAGCATGAGCGGGGGAATCATCGAGGGCGGGCAGGGCGCGGGCGCGCGGAAGCGCCTCCTCGCCTTCATCTTGAGGATCCAACGCACGGTGACGACGGTGGCGCGTTGCGAGAAGCCGGTCATCGCGGTGGCGCACGGCTGGTGTCTCGGCGGCGGCATCGATCTCCTGACGGCGTGCGATATCCGCATCGCGGCCGCGGACGTCGTGTTCGGCATCCGCGAGACGCGGATGGCGATGGTCGCCGACGTGGGGACGTTGCAGCGCCTGCCGGGAATCGTCGGCAAAGGGCACGTAGCGGAGCTCGCCATGAGCGGCGACGACTTCGGTGCGGAACGTGCGCTCGCCCTCGGGTTCGTGAACCACGTACATCCGGACCAGGCGTCGGCCCTGGCGGCTGCCCGGGCGCTCGCGGCCCGGATCGCCGCCAACTCGCCGCTCGCCGTGACCGGGACCAAGCGCGTGCTCGAGTACTGCGCCGACAAGAGCATCGAGGACGGTCTCACCTACGTGGCGACGTGGAATGCCGCGTTCGTGGCGAGCGAGGATCTCCGGGAAGCGGTCACGGCGTTCATGGAGAAGCGCGCGCCGACCTTCCATGGCCGGTAA
- the glpX gene encoding class II fructose-bisphosphatase, with translation MTIEQDLAREFLRVVEEAGIASARTMGQGQRRYSDQVAVEAMRKAMDTLPMRGTIVIGEGERDEAPMLFIGEKVGRQMPDEPEVDIAVDPLEGTNLCATGEPNSIAVLAAANKGGLLHAPDCYMEKIIVGPAAKGAVHLDATPKENLQVIAKRLGRQVKDLVVIVLDRPRHEQLIEEIRSAGARIRLISDGDLSAGISAAVRGTNVHAVMGIGGAPEGVLAAAAIRCLNGGMQGRLVPTKEGQEERMRAMGITDPRRIFTERDLAPGPEIIFAACGVTDGTFMRGVRFFGHGARTSSLLMSLSDRMIRFVDSVRLDGTPDVVVEF, from the coding sequence ATGACGATCGAGCAGGATTTGGCCCGCGAGTTCCTGCGGGTCGTGGAAGAGGCGGGGATCGCCAGCGCCCGCACGATGGGCCAGGGACAGCGCCGATACTCGGACCAGGTCGCCGTCGAGGCGATGCGCAAGGCGATGGACACGCTGCCGATGCGCGGCACGATCGTCATCGGCGAGGGCGAGCGCGACGAGGCGCCGATGCTCTTCATCGGCGAGAAGGTCGGACGGCAAATGCCGGACGAGCCGGAGGTCGACATCGCCGTCGATCCGCTCGAGGGCACCAACCTCTGTGCGACCGGTGAGCCGAACTCGATCGCCGTGCTCGCGGCCGCCAACAAAGGCGGCCTCCTGCACGCACCCGACTGCTACATGGAGAAGATCATCGTGGGGCCGGCGGCCAAGGGCGCCGTCCATCTCGACGCGACGCCCAAGGAGAACCTCCAGGTCATCGCCAAGCGGCTCGGCCGCCAGGTGAAAGACCTCGTCGTGATCGTGCTCGACCGACCGCGCCACGAACAGCTCATCGAGGAGATTCGCAGCGCCGGCGCGCGCATCCGGCTCATTTCCGACGGCGACCTCTCGGCGGGCATCTCGGCCGCCGTCCGCGGCACGAACGTGCACGCGGTCATGGGCATCGGCGGCGCGCCCGAAGGCGTACTCGCGGCCGCCGCGATCCGGTGCCTGAACGGCGGCATGCAGGGCCGGCTGGTGCCCACGAAGGAAGGCCAGGAGGAGCGCATGCGGGCGATGGGGATCACGGATCCGCGCCGCATCTTCACCGAGCGCGACCTGGCGCCCGGGCCGGAGATCATCTTCGCGGCCTGCGGCGTCACCGACGGCACGTTCATGCGCGGCGTCCGCTTCTTCGGTCACGGGGCGCGCACGAGCTCGCTCCTCATGTCGCTCAGCGACCGGATGATCCGCTTCGTCGATAGTGTGCGCCTCGACGGCACACCCGACGTGGTCGTCGAGTTCTAG
- a CDS encoding 2-hydroxychromene-2-carboxylate isomerase: MNRVEFFYDYASTYSYLAHREIEALAARREAEIVFKPMVLGFVFKATGNSMPAAVPAKAAYMVHDVRRWVRHYGLPFHMPSVFPVNTIRALRTAVAALEEGTFAAYHHAVMQAYWANDQDIGDGETLASIATAAGLDGARLVARAEEPSIKEGLKANTDEAIRRGVFGAPTFFVGDEMFWGNDRLHFVEEALSG, translated from the coding sequence ATGAACCGCGTCGAGTTCTTCTACGACTATGCCAGCACGTACAGCTACCTGGCGCACCGGGAGATCGAAGCGCTGGCGGCGCGCCGCGAGGCCGAGATCGTCTTCAAGCCGATGGTCCTCGGCTTCGTCTTCAAGGCAACGGGCAACAGCATGCCGGCCGCCGTGCCCGCCAAGGCCGCGTACATGGTCCACGACGTCCGCCGGTGGGTCCGGCACTATGGCCTGCCGTTCCACATGCCGAGCGTGTTCCCCGTGAACACGATCCGCGCGCTTCGGACCGCGGTCGCGGCGCTGGAGGAGGGAACGTTCGCCGCGTATCATCATGCGGTGATGCAGGCATATTGGGCGAACGACCAAGACATCGGAGATGGCGAGACGTTGGCATCGATCGCGACCGCGGCCGGCCTCGACGGCGCGCGGCTCGTGGCGCGCGCGGAGGAGCCGTCCATCAAGGAAGGGCTCAAGGCGAACACGGACGAAGCGATCCGGCGCGGGGTCTTCGGCGCCCCGACGTTCTTCGTCGGCGACGAGATGTTCTGGGGGAACGACCGCCTCCACTTCGTCGAGGAGGCGTTGTCGGGGTAG
- a CDS encoding 7-carboxy-7-deazaguanine synthase QueE translates to MRIAETFHSIQGEGGLVGVPSFFIRTTGCNLRCEWCDTPYTSWEPEGDWRTIDDLVAAVPSTARHVVVTGGEPLLWANLPRLTGALRAAGRHVTIETAGTVYQVVPCDLMSISPKLSNSDPGPSRGEAIRADHARKRLDPGVLARLLERYACQLKFVVAAPGDLAEIDDLLARLPPVAPESVLLMPLGVERSAIARRAPWIADLCKARGYRYTPRLHVDLYGDTRGT, encoded by the coding sequence CTGCGCATCGCCGAGACCTTCCATTCCATCCAGGGCGAAGGCGGCCTCGTCGGCGTGCCGTCCTTCTTCATCCGTACGACCGGCTGCAATCTGCGCTGCGAGTGGTGCGACACACCCTACACGTCGTGGGAGCCCGAAGGGGATTGGCGAACCATCGACGACCTCGTGGCCGCGGTGCCGTCCACGGCGCGGCACGTCGTGGTCACCGGCGGCGAGCCGCTTCTGTGGGCCAATCTGCCGCGGCTGACGGGGGCGCTCCGCGCGGCGGGCCGCCACGTCACCATCGAGACCGCCGGCACCGTGTACCAAGTGGTGCCGTGCGACCTGATGTCGATCTCGCCGAAGCTCTCGAACTCCGACCCGGGTCCGAGCCGCGGCGAGGCGATTCGCGCCGACCACGCGCGCAAGCGCCTCGACCCCGGCGTGCTGGCGCGGCTGCTCGAGCGCTACGCGTGTCAGCTGAAGTTCGTCGTCGCCGCGCCTGGCGACCTGGCCGAGATCGACGATCTGCTGGCTCGCCTGCCGCCCGTCGCGCCGGAGTCCGTGCTGCTCATGCCGCTCGGCGTCGAGCGCTCCGCGATCGCGCGCCGGGCACCGTGGATCGCCGATCTGTGCAAGGCGCGCGGGTATCGCTATACGCCACGGCTTCACGTCGATCTCTATGGCGACACCCGCGGAACCTAG